One Castanea sativa cultivar Marrone di Chiusa Pesio chromosome 4, ASM4071231v1 DNA window includes the following coding sequences:
- the LOC142631214 gene encoding putative aspartyl aminopeptidase, with protein sequence MAKEEASSVVSDLINFLNSSPTAFHAVEEAKKLLRSVGYEQVSEREDWKLEAGKRYFFTRNHSTIVAFAIGKKYVAGNGFHIVGAHTDSPCLKLKPVSKVSKAGYLEVGVQPYGGGLWHTWFDRDLTIAGRVIIRGEKDGSASYLHRLVRIEEPIMRIPTLAIHLERGVNDGFKVNTQTHLLPILATSIKAELNKEVAENGSVEIEVQADEKKTKEKTTTKNSKHHSLLLQLLASQVGCQPDDICDFELQACDTQPSVVAGAMKEFIFSGRLDNLCMSFCSLKALIDATYSESSLEDETAVSMVALFDHEEVGSNSAQGAGSPAMLNALSRITNSFGSDPKLIEKAIQRSFLVSADMAHALHPNYMDKHEDNHQPKLHGGLVIKHNANQRYATNSVTSFIFKEIATKHNLPIQDFVVRNDMACGSTIGPILASGVGIRTVDVGAPQLSMHSIREMCAVDDVKHSYEHFKAYFKELSHLDAKITVDI encoded by the exons ATGGCTAAAGAAGAAGCAAGCTCAGTCGTCTCTGATCTCATCAACTTCTTAAACTCTTCCCCAACTGCTTTCCACGCTGTTG AGGAGGCAAAGAAGCTGTTGAGAAGCGTTGGGTATGAGCAAGTTTCAGAGAGAGAGGATTGGAAATTGGAAGCTGGGAAGAGATACTTCTTCACGAGGAATCACTCTACGATTGTTGCTTTTGCAATTGGTAAAAA GTATGTTGCTGGAAATGGATTCCATATAGTTGGTGCTCATACTGATAGTCCTTGTCTGAAACTGAAGCCTGTTTCCAAG GTAAGTAAAGCTGGGTATTTGGAGGTTGGTGTCCAGCCATATGGGGGTGGCTTGTGGCATACTTGGTTTGATCGTGACTTAACAATTGCGGGAAGGGTGATAATTAGAGGAGAAAAAGATGGTTCTGCTTCCTACTTGCACCGTCTGGTTAGAATCGAGGAGCCCATAATGCGGATCCCAACCCTGGCAATTCACTTAGAAAG GGGTGTCAATGATGGATTTAAGGTGAATACGCAGACTCATCTTCTTCCCATCTTGGCAACATCTATTAAG GCAGAGCTCAATAAAGAGGTTGCTGAAAATGGTTCAGTTGAAATTGAAGTTCAGGCTGacgaaaagaaaacaaaggagaaAACTACCACTAAAAACTCAAAGCATCACTCACTCCTATTACAG cttCTTGCGAGTCAGGTTGGCTGTCAACCAGATGATATATGTGATTTTGAATTACAAGCATGTGATACTCAACCAAGTGTTGTAGCTGGTGCCATGAAAGAATTCATTTTCTCCGGGCGACTTGACAATCTTTGCATGTCATTTTGCTCTTTAAAG GCATTGATCGATGCTACATATTCTGAAAGCAGCCTTGAGGATGAGACTGCTGTTAGCATGGTGGCCTTGTTTGATCATGAGGAGGTTGGGTCTAACTCAGCCCAAGGAGCTGGGTCTCCTGCCATGCTAAATGCTTTATCGCGAATTACCAATTCCTTTGGTTCAGATCCTAAG TTAATTGAGAAAGCGATCCAGAGGAGTTTCCTAGTATCTGCTGACATGGCGCATGCATTACACCCTAATTATATG GACAAACATGAAGATAATCATCAGCCTAAGTTGCATGGAGGGCTTGTCATTAAACACAATGCAAATCAACGCTATGCAACCAATTCAGTCACTTCCTTCATATTCAAAGAGATAGCAACAAAGCATAACCTTCCTATTCAG GATTTTGTGGTCCGCAATGACATGGCATGTGGTTCAACCATTGGTCCTATCCTTGCAAGTGGTGTGGGGATCCGTACAGTTGATGTAGGTGCACCACAGCTATCAATGCACAGTATAAGAGAAATGTGTGCCGTAGATGACGTGAAGCATTCATATGAGCATTTCAAGGCCTATTTCAAAGAATTATCTCATCTTGATGCAAAGATTACGGTTGACATATAG
- the LOC142632158 gene encoding beta-glucosidase 13-like — translation MALLDHVSLRSASCPQSFHFTSENNVFVTLPVRVPSFRKGYHHSTVKCLKGEIKLPTPLKDKKKGHDCKPSTISGPQVVKRKDFPFDFMFGASTSALQTEGAGDEGGRGPSTWDRFIQDGVGERDIAVDSYNRYKEDVQLLKKMGVDAYRFSIAWPRILPKGTLSGGVNQEGIDFYNNFINELLQNGITPFVTLFHFDLPQALQDEYDGFLNRQIVDDFKNYSDLCFQTFGDRVKHWTTINEPQVFGQYGYKMGSSNPNPNPATDPYLATHHIILAHAAAAKLYKEKYQATQGGEIGISLVCQWFEPETRYHYDKDAADRAVDFLMGWYMDPLVYGDYPFVMKSLVRNALPKFSEEDKELVKGAYDFIGVNYYTSRYASTLPIDADDSPQSHDQYQYVDLKVDRNGKPIGELAEGSDAIYIYPEGLTEILVHLKKDYQNPKIYITENGVPSKRDDTIPVEKALEDDYRIEHILGHLYAVREGMKKGANVKGFFIWALMDNMEMGSGYNVRFGLNYVDYLDNLNRHPKKSAKWLRSFLKE, via the exons ATGGCTCTTCTTGATCATGTTTCTCTTAGAAGTGCATCATGTCCTCAGTCCTTTCACTTCACTAGTGAAAACAATGTCTTTGTCACATTGCCAGTTAGAGTGCCTTCTTTTAGGAAGGGCTACCACCATTCCACTGTGAAGTGCTTGAAGGGAGAGATCAAGCTTCCTACTCCtttaaaggataaaaaaaaaggtcatgaTTGCAAGCCTTCAACCATTTCAGGACCCCAAGTtgtgaaaagaaaagatttcCCTTTTGATTTCATGTTTGGAGCCTCCACTTCTGCTCTTcag ACTGAAGGAGCAGGTGATGAAGGAGGTAGAGGGCCAAGCACTTGGGATCGGTTTATACAAGATGGAGTTGGAGAAAGGGACATAGCTGTGGATTCATACAACCGATACAAA GAAGATGTGCAGCTGCTGAAGAAAATGGGTGTGGATGCCTACAGATTCTCCATTGCTTGGCCAAGGATTCTACCTA AGGGTACTCTGAGTGGGGGAGTTAACCAGGAGGGCATTGATTTCTacaacaattttatcaatgagCTACTTCAAAATG GCATAACACCTTTTGTGACATTGTTCCACTTTGACTTACCACAAGCTCTTCAAGATGAGTATGATGGCTTCTTGAATCGCCAGATTGt TGatgattttaaaaactattCCGACCTTTGTTTCCAAACCTTTGGAGATCGAGTTAAACATTGGACAACAATCAATGAGCCACAAGTTTTTGGTCAATATGGCTATAAGATGGGAAgttcaaatccaaatcctaaCCCTGCCACAGATCCCTACCTTGCTACTCACCACATCATACTAGCCCATGCTGCTGCTGCAAAGCTATACAAGGAAAAGTACCAG GCTACACAAGGTGGTGAAATTGGAATTTCACTGGTGTGCCAATGGTTTGAGCCAGAAACACGATATCATTATGATAAAGATGCTGCAGATAGAGCTGTGGACTTTTTGATGGGATG GTATATGGATCCATTAGTTTATGGAGACTATCCATTTGTAATGAAGTCTTTGGTTAGAAATGCGCTTCCAAAATTCTcagaagaagataaagaattAGTTAAAGGTGCCTATGATTTTATTGGTGTCAATTATTATACCTCGCGTTATGCAAGTACTCTTCCAATCGATGCAGATGACTCACCTCAAAGTCATGACCAGTACCAATACGTTGATCTCAAAG TGGACAGGAATGGAAAACCAATTGGAGAGTTG GCTGAAGGGAGCGATGCCATTTACATTTATCCAGAAGGGCTGACGGAAATCCTTGTTCATCTTAAGAAGGACTATCAAAaccccaaaatatatataactgaaaACG GGGTTCCTTCAAAAAGGGATGACACCATACCAGTGGAGAAAGCATTGGAAGATGATTACCGAATTGAGCACATTCTTGGACATCTTTATGCTGTCAGGGAAGGCATGAA GAAGGGAGCCAATGTGAAAGGATTCTTCATATGGGCATTGATGGACAACATGGAAATGGGATCAGGCTACAATGTTCGATTCGGGCTTAACTATGTGGATTACTTGGACAACCTAAATCGTCATCCTAAGAAGTCTGCAAAATGGCTCCGTTCTTTCTTGAAAGAATGA